The Fusarium keratoplasticum isolate Fu6.1 chromosome 8, whole genome shotgun sequence genome includes a region encoding these proteins:
- a CDS encoding AA-permease domain-containing protein has protein sequence MRDIKLDNNSDNIIMKTDSLKDEGLQRTASNGNGEVENANAEDAGLQRGLAGRHLMMLAIGGVIGPGYFVGMGTGLSTAGPAGLLLCFAIVGVLLWAVMQSLGELGAFIPMSGSFTHYTSMFLDPALGFALGWNYWLLWAGIIIAEYNNLGLVLTYWETPIPRWGWILIFWGIFLAFTFLGIQSFGEAEFWLALIKVIAILAFFLCAILITSGAIGGEKMGFKFYHDPGPFADGVKGVFKIFTFAALMYSGTEMIGLTAGESKNPAKDVPKAVKSVLWRIVGIFLLGIFFLTLTVPYNDPNLLSAKSKTARSPFVIAFTRVGATAGAHAINAVILITMFSAINSALYVGSRTLYGLAVEGLAPKIFAWTNSRGVPAYSLVLMNLIGFLSLLNLSSGAGVVYTWIISMTGVATFITWGLISLNHIRFRMALKAQNIPIDVLPFQAPAWRFCAYLGVGGNLFFAFFQGWTSFAPWDVEAFFMNYVILLVFIILAVGWKITHKTKFVTLKSIDFSSARLWNVEMQMRADAEAAVQAKEEEVKE, from the exons ATGAGAGACATCAAACTCGACAACAATAGtgacaacatcatcatgaagACTGATTCTCTGAAGGACGAGGGCTTGCAGCGCACCGCCTCCAACGGAAACGGCGAGGTCGAAAACGCAAACGCTGAAGATGCAGGCCTTCAGCGCGGATTGGCCGGCCGCCATCTT atgatgttggcaatCGGAGGCGTTATTGGCCCCGGCTACTTTGTCGGCATGGGCACTGGTCTTTCAACTGCCGGGCCTGCAGGTCTGCTTCTGTGCTTTGCCATCGTGGGAGTTCTGCTGTGGGCTGTGATGCAGTCTCTGGGAGAGCTTGGAGCGTTTATTCCCATGTCTG GTTCTTTCACCCATTACACGTCCATGTTTCTCGATCCCGCCCTTGGATTCGCTCTTGGATGGAACTATTGGCTTCTCTGGGCCGGTATCATCATCGCAGAATACA ACAACTTGGGTCTGGTTTTGACATACTGGGAGACTCCTATTCCGCGATGGGGCTggatcttgatcttctg GGGAATCTTCCTCGCGTTTACTTTCCTCGGTATCCAATCCTTCGGTGAAGCCGAATTCTGGCTCGCTttgatcaaggtcattgccatcctcgccttcttcctctgcgccatcctcatcacctcGGGCGCCATCGGCGGTGAAAAGATGGGTTTCAAGTTTTACCACGATCCGGGTCCCTTTGCGGACGGTGTCAAGGGCGTCTTCAAGATCTTTACCTTTGCTGCGCTTATGTACAGCGGTACCGAGATGATTGGTCTGACTGCCGGAGAGTCCAAGAACCCTGCTAAGGACGTTcccaaggctgtcaagagCGTTCTTTGGAGAATCGTTGGCATCTTTTTGCTCGGTATATTCTTTCTGACTCTTACGGTCCCTTACAACGACCCCAATCTGCTTTCGGCAAAGAGCAAGACTGCCCGGTCTCCTTTCGTCATTGCCTTTACTCGAGTCGGAGCTACAGCTGGTGCACATGCCATCAAcgccgtcatcctcatcaccatgttTTCTGCCATCAACAGTGCCCTGTATGTTGGCTCGAGAACCCTCTATGGTCTGGCTGTCGAGGGTTTGGCTCCCAAGATCTTTGCTTGGACAAACTCGAGGGGCGTCCCAGCCTACTCCCTCGTTCTCATGAACCTGATCGGTTTCCTGTCCCTGCTTAACCTTTCCAGCGGAGCTGGTGTTGTTTACACGTGGATCATTTCCATGACAGGTGTGGCCACATTCATTACCT GGGGCCTCATATCTCTTAACCATATCCGCTTCCGCATGGCTCTCAAAGCCCAAAACATTCCCATCGACGTTCTACCTTTCCAAGCCCCCGCCTGGCGCTTCTGCGCGTACCTCGGCGTTGGCGGAAACCTCTTCTTTGCTTTCTTCCAGGGTTGGACTTCTTTTGCGCCGTGGGACGTGGAGGCTTTCTTCATGAACTacgtcatcctcctcgtgttcatcatcttggctgtGGGCTGGAAGATTACACACAAGACAAAGTTTGTGACGCTCAAGAGTATCGACTTTAGCAGCGCAAGGCTTTGGAATGTTGAGATGCAGATGAGGGCTGATGCCGAGGCTGCTGTTCAGGCtaaggaggaagaggtcaaggagtAG